One genomic region from Oncorhynchus keta strain PuntledgeMale-10-30-2019 unplaced genomic scaffold, Oket_V2 Un_contig_7541_pilon_pilon, whole genome shotgun sequence encodes:
- the LOC118382078 gene encoding uncharacterized protein LOC118382078 yields the protein MTSLGIQQRPTDHRQIGRTPLLLSHKQRSSSSLPLLKRLHQAGGPYAVAEPQTDPPSLGDYFSLLQRLKEETYMYKQNKDLKQVQSRTPWCKQQPHSPPLASPLPRGPSSRVPPLPGVPSSSSRVLPSGRTQRRLSQHSSHKMASSSQKSKHTPAIIKGHRHLSYGGSVPPENITIQQFYDLTPTKKSNVRLNDQLIPKPTDINIGEIMIKVPIPKEHPYQAHISRFALFPTFRSPDDPDTGVRAASLRPLNPLVPSSAPEVTVLKKTKGGPYRHEVLESPMTTRKKTISWPGQHGFLEHPKPVKGEAQTQVFYPKSQKTVFPNPTLRDWDVTLSERTANMLRNVEKSHWVTSYQLHYTGTGSTNPWRLDDYHENTVDKITGKITPYTTQLRERSQPVLLPPKPRDGRKARIRQGRHKVESTYRPPVTAPAAESHSTDQTSSHNHHAGPLGTMSGHQSHQEIKGNPSIQDGHPNNSHGHSELSVARPGAGDVSVPEPAQVSGYVFPGHHLQDQGSRCERCGEERCECQVKEVREGLYHPGPGASDPQQSSQAPRASLEKVTDTESSLALYSCQLPHSPLNETTEVTKENNTQRGVWYEDVPSSKKQSYTASGGRVFSLSQPAPALATNNTGATYESETELSAADLVSPNIRNWRSGGNVVLGSEMTVNQTLEEQDWEWQNREIPVPRSISNPCIQPRPHALPSTHPGERGRCQLALLELQDSFSKSEVHRLFHSSLQGGAVHLQDNVHTGRKHRFYGFNSFYFHN from the exons ATGACCAGCCTAGGGATCCAGCAACGTCCCACTGACCACAGACAGATAGGGAGGACTCCTTTACTCCTGTCTCACAAACAgaggtcctcctcctccctgcccctCCTGAAACGGCTGCACCAGGCTGGGGGGCCGTATGCTGTCGCTGAGCCCCAGACAGACCCGCCATCGCTGGGTGACTACTTCTCCCTCCTCCAGCGACTGAAAGAGGAGACTTACATGTACAAACAGAACAAGGATCTGAAACAGGTACAGAGCAGGACGCCATGGTGTAAGCAACAGCCTCACTCTCCACCTCTGGCCAG TCCTCTTCCCAGAGGCCCTAGCAGCAGAGTCCCACCACTTCCCGGAGTTCCCAGTAGCAGCAGCAGGGTTTTACCGTCGGGTCGTACCCAGCGTAGACTGAGCCAGCACTCCAGCCACAAGATGGCGTCCTCCTCCCAGAAGAGTAAACACACCCCTGCCATCATCAAGGGCCATCGCCACTTAAGCTACGGAGGATCCGTCCCACCGGA GAACATCACCATTCAACAGTTTTATGACCTTACACCAACCAAGAAAAGTAACGTCCGCCTCAACGACCAGCT TATACCAAAACCAACGGACATCAACATCGG AGAGATAATGATAAAGGTTCCAATTCCAAAAGAACATCCGTATCAGGCCCACATCTCCCGCTTCGCCCTGTTCCCAACGTTCCGCTCACCAGACGACCCCGACACAGGCGTGAGAGCTGCGTCCCTACGACCCCTGAACCCCCTCGTCCCGTCCTCTGCTCCAGAGGTCACCGTGCTGAAAAAGACAAAAG GAGGTCCTTATCGTCATGAGGTACTGGAGTCACCCATGACAACCAGGAAGAAAACCATCTCATGGCCAGGACAGCATGGCTTCCTGGAG caccccaAGCCAGTTAAGGGCGAGGCCCAGACCCAGGTATTCTACCCTAAGTCCCAGAagacagtgtttcccaaccccaCATTGCGTGACTGGGACGTCACGCTGTCTGAACGAACAGCCAACATGCTCCGCAACGTGGAGAAGTCCCACTGGGTCACCTCCTACCAGCTTCACTACACAG GCACTGGGTCTACTAATCCCTGGAGGTTGGATGACTACCATGAGAACACCGTTGACAAGATCACTGGGAAGATAACTCCCTACACAACACAGCTG AGGGAGCGATCCCAACCCGTCCTGCTGCCCCCTAAACCACGAGACGGGCGCAAGGCCAGAATACGCCAGGGCCGTCATAAGGTGGAGAGCACCTACCGCCCTCCTGTCACTGCCCCAGCAGCAGAGTCCCACAGCACAGACCAGACTTCCTCACATAATCACCATGCTGGGCCTCTGGGAACTATGTCTGGTCACCAAAGTCATCAGGAGATAAAGGGGAACCCTTCTATTCAGGACGGCCATCCCAACAACAGCCACGGCCACTCAGAGCTCAGTGTAGCcaggcctggggctggagatgtGTCTGTGCCGGAGCCTGCTCAGGTGTCTGGCTATGTGTTCCCTGGTCACCACCTTCAAGATCAAGGCTCCAggtgtgagaggtgtggggagGAGAGGTGTGAGTGCCAGGTCAAGGAGGTCAGAGAAGGGCTCTATCACCCAGGGCCAGGGGCATCAGACCCCCAGCAGAGCAGCCAGGCTCCCAGAGCCTCCCTGGAGAAggtcacagacacagagagctcTCTGGCCTTGTACAGCTGCCAGCTGCCCCATTCTCCCCTGAATGAGACCACAGAGGTCACCAAAGAGAATAACACCCAGAGAGGGGTATGGTACGAGGACGTTCCTAGCAGCAAGAAGCAGAGCTACACAGCATCAGGGGGTAGGGTGTTCAGCCTGAGCCAGCCAGCTCCAGCATTGGCTACTAACAACACAGGGGCGACATATGAATCTGAGACAGAGCTGTCTGCTGCTGATCTGGTCTCTCCCAACATCCGTAACTGGCGTTCAGGTGGGAATGTAGTTCTGGGTTCTGAGATGACTGTCAATCAGACCCTTGAAGAACAGGATTGGGAGTGGCAGAACAGAGAGATCCCCGTCCCACGCAGTATCTCCAACCCCTGTATCCAACCCCGTCCACATGCCCTGCCTTCCACCCACCCAGGGGAGAGGGGCCGGTGCCAGCTGGCCCTGTTGGAGCTCCAGGACTCCTTCAGTAAGTCGGAGGTCCACCGTCTCTTCCACAGCTCCCTCCAGGGGGGCGCGGTCCACCTGCAGGACAATGTACACACCGGGAGAAAGCACCGCTTCTACGGCTTCAACTCCTTCTATTTCCACAACTGA